TGACGATGACTGTGTCACAGACCTCCTTGAGGTTTTCAATGCCCTCGAGTGCCTGGCGGGTGCGGCGCTTTCCTTCAAAGGAAAAGGGGCGGGTGACTACACCAATGGTCAGCGCACCCATTTTCTTGGCTATTCCTGCCACAACCGGTGCAGCGCCCGTTCCGGTGCCGCCGCCTTCGCCGGCGGTGACAAAGACCATGTCGGAGCCTTTGAGGGATTCCTCAATCTCCTGTTTGTGGTCCTCGGCGGAGGTGCGTCCAACCTCCGGGTTGGCGCCAGCACCTAGACCGCGGGTAGCTTCGCGCCCGATGTCGAGCTTGGTGTCGGCGTCGGTAAACAGCAGCGCCTGCGAATCCGTGTTGACCGCGACGAACTCAACACCTTTGAGCCCTTCTTCGATCATGCGGTTGACTGCGTTAACGCCGCCGCCGCCGACACCGACGACGCGGATCATGGCGAGGTAGTTAGCTGGGGAGGTCATGGAGGATGGCTCGCCTTTCACTTTTGTTGGGGTCAAATGTAACGCTGTCCATCATGGGCCACGAACCTTTGGAAAGCCTTGTTTTTGTTCGGCGTGTCACAACCCTAAACCCCAACTTTAGGGTTGTGACCTGGTCTTTTAGTGGCCGCTTCCCCTATTTGACGGTAACGAGTTCCGGGTTCGACAGGTTAAACTCGCCTCCCTCGCGCTGCACGATATCTTCAAGCGCGATCGCCTTGTTGGCGTTATCTTCCGCCGCACCCCAGGTGACTTTCCTGCCGTCAGCAAGCGTGAGCTCAAATTCGTAAGGGCCTGTGGCCACGACGGCTAGCACCTGCCCACGCATGCGTTCGCTTATCGACGTCGCCACTTCCACCCCAGCGGCCAGCACAGCCTCATCCTGGATGGCAGGGCCGTCAATTTTGATCGCGCCCGGCGGCGGGGTAGCTACGGTGAACTCCTTGCCCTCCCCATTGATGAGGCGGGCCTGGTCACCCTCCCCGATGTAGGCGACGGCGATGTTTTCGCGCACCGTGATTTCAATGGTTGAAGGCCAGTCACGTTTGAGGGAAGCCGACTTCACCCAATCGTTGGCCGCCACACCACTGGCTGCCGCTTTCATGTCGACCCGCCCAATGGGGGTGCCCTCACTAATCCCCGACGCCGCAATGATCTCCTCATCGGCAAGGGTGTTAGCTCCGTTGACCACCACCTTTTTCACCGGCAGAGCGGGGGTAAAA
The Corynebacterium sp. BD556 genome window above contains:
- a CDS encoding cell division protein FtsQ/DivIB, with the translated sequence MSTTKAFDPREEEDTTPDTPEEETQQLDEQGTTAVEPDNEPEEDPEESAARRREAELERKRKTIRRRRQLASVAAALIVVFAIAAIAPFTPALPVKKVVVNGANTLADEEIIAASGISEGTPIGRVDMKAAASGVAANDWVKSASLKRDWPSTIEITVRENIAVAYIGEGDQARLINGEGKEFTVATPPPGAIKIDGPAIQDEAVLAAGVEVATSISERMRGQVLAVVATGPYEFELTLADGRKVTWGAAEDNANKAIALEDIVQREGGEFNLSNPELVTVK